Proteins encoded by one window of Salvia splendens isolate huo1 chromosome 14, SspV2, whole genome shotgun sequence:
- the LOC121763659 gene encoding U2 small nuclear ribonucleoprotein B''-like encodes MLTTDIPPNQTIYIRNINEKVKKEELKRSLYALFSQYGRILDVVALKTPKLRGQAWIVFSEVMAASNAVRQMQNFQFYEKPLRIQYAKSKSDCIAKAEGTYDKKKKQEEKAERKKRVDEGQPAPTATGPRSDSNGGPSAASRQGMPSAQESAAEPNNILFIQNLPYETNSMMLEMLFKQFPGFREVRMVDAKPGIAFVEYEDDSQSSVAMQDLQGFKISPQNAMVITYAKK; translated from the exons ATGCTCACTACCGATATTCCTCCTAACCAGACCATTTACATTCGGAACATCAACGAGAAAGTCAAGAAAGAAG AGCTGAAGAGATCTCTTTATGCCTTGTTCTCGCAGTATGGAAGGATTTTGGACGTAGTTGCACTAAAAACACCTAAGCTTCGGGGGCAGGCATGGATTGTGTTCAGTGAAGTGATGGCTGCAAGCAATGCTGTGCGTCAGATGCAAAACTTCCAGTTTTATGAAAAACCGCTG AGAATTCAATATGCTAAATCAAAATCAGATTGCATTGCTAAAGCCGAAGGTACCTATGACAAGAAAAAGAAGCAAGAGGAAAAAG CTGAAAGAAAGAAACGTGTTGATGAAGGTCAGCCAGCTCCTACTGCTACTGGTCCAAGATCTGATAGTAATGGAGGCCCATCT GCTGCCTCTAGGCAAGGAATGCCTAGTGCACAAGAATCAGCAGCTGAGCCCAACAACATTCTCTTCATACAAAATCTACCTTATGAAACAAACAGCATGATGCTAGAGATGCTTTTCAAACAGTTCCCTGGCTTTAGAGAAGTTCGGATGGTTGATGCGAAGCCCGGTATCGCCTTTGTAGAATATGAAGATGATTCGCAATCTTCAGTTGCCATGCAGGACCTTCAGGGCTTCAAAATAAGCCCCCAGAATGCCATGGTGATCACGTATGCCAAGAAATAA
- the LOC121764328 gene encoding uncharacterized protein LOC121764328, translating to MGKKSNILRCCLACILPCGALDLIRIVHSNGYVEELTGRVTAGDALTHYPDHVLSKPSASGSLIISPESELKRGSIYFLVPSSSLPQKTKQTCNSSKKYPVVKKAAEEEKKCRRHHKVTAGEWQPNLDSIHEEF from the coding sequence atgggcAAGAAAAGTAACATCCTAAGGTGTTGTTTGGCATGCATTCTTCCATGTGGAGCCCTCGATTTGATCCGAATAGTCCACTCGAACGGCTACGTCGAAGAACTAACGGGTCGGGTCACCGCAGGCGATGCCCTCACGCACTACCCGGATCACGTCCTCTCGAAACCCTCGGCGTCCGGCTCTCTCATAATCTCGCCTGAATCCGAACTCAAACGGGGCTCCATTTACTTCTTggtgccttcttcttctttgccGCAGAAAACTAAGCAAACGTGCAACTCTTCGAAGAAGTATCCGGTCGTTAAGAAGGCcgcggaggaggagaagaagtgCCGCCGCCACCACAAGGTTACGGCGGGAGAGTGGCAGCCGAATTTGGACAGCATTCATGAGGAATTTTGa
- the LOC121765910 gene encoding exocyst complex component EXO70B1-like: MAENGEEKLIAVARHIAKTLGHTDTMTDDILKIFSSFDGRLREKLAEKLSDDGMEQILDAIDHQITQFISSDRPIWSTGSDPGAFLDSVDQLISAVRDWTPLADDKKISACLDRAEDLLQQSMFRLEEEFRTLVERGAESFDATQAESAHPHHPDFSDEDDDFGDEDENFIPVAQPITDYDIVIDALPLGTVGELHQIAKRMVAAGYMKECAHAYSSCRRDFLEESFSRLGLQKLSIDDVHRMQWTQLEDEIEKWIKAMNVAFRILFPSERRLCDRVFLGLSSAADLSFMEVCRGSTIQLLNFADAVAIGSRAPERLFKVLDVYETVRDLIPEFDIIFSDQYCVSLRNEAVTIWKRLGEAIRGIFMELENLIRRDPAKEPVPGGRMHPITRYVMNYLRAACRARQTLEQVFEESIAGGGSNLDYRKGDDAALVSSSSLGVQIAWIMELLESNLEAKSKIYKDTALCAVFMMNNGRYIVQKAKDNELGMLLGEDWIRKHAAKVRQYHVNYQRSSWSKVLGVLKAEGSSMSPNETSKNLKEKLKLFNSYFEEICKVQSSWVIFDDQLRDEVRGSITGTLCPAYRSFMGRLQGASDIGKNADRYIRFNVEEVEARISQLFVEGSSARR, translated from the coding sequence ATGGCGGAAAACGGTGAGGAGAAGCTCATAGCCGTCGCACGCCACATCGCCAAAACCCTCGGCCACACCGACACCATGACCGACGACATTTTGAAGATTTTCTCCAGCTTCGACGGAAGGCTGCGCGAGAAATTGGCTGAGAAGCTCTCCGACGACGGAATGGAACAAATCCTCGACGCAATCGACCACCAGATCACTCAATTCATCTCCTCCGACCGCCCGATTTGGTCCACCGGCTCAGATCCCGGCGCCTTCCTCGATTCGGTCGACCAATTGATCTCCGCCGTGCGCGATTGGACGCCGCTGGCCGACGATAAGAAGATCTCTGCCTGCCTCGACCGCGCCGAGGATCTGCTCCAGCAGTCGATGTTCCGCCTCGAGGAGGAGTTCCGAACCCTAGTCGAGCGCGGCGCCGAGTCTTTCGACGCGACTCAGGCGGAATCGGCTCACCCGCACCATCCCGATTTCTCCGACGAGGATGACGATTTCGGCGACGAGGACGAGAATTTCATCCCCGTGGCGCAGCCTATCACGGACTACGACATCGTGATCGACGCCCTGCCGCTCGGGACGGTCGGCGAGCTCCACCAGATCGCGAAGCGGATGGTGGCGGCAGGGTACATGAAGGAGTGCGCTCACGCCTACAGCTCGTGCCGGAGGGATTTCCTCGAGGAGAGCTTCTCGCGTCTTGGCCTTCAGAAGCTGAGCATCGACGATGTCCACAGAATGCAGTGGACTCAGCTGGAGGATGAAATCGAGAAATGGATCAAGGCCATGAACGTTGCGTTTAGGATCCTCTTCCCAAGCGAGCGCCGCCTCTGCGATCGTGTTTTCCTCGGTTTATCCTCGGCTGCCGATCTCTCATTCATGGAGGTCTGCAGAGGCTCCACAATTCAGCTGTTGAACTTCGCTGACGCCGTGGCGATAGGGAGCCGCGCTCCGGAGCGATTGTTCAAGGTGCTCGATGTCTACGAGACGGTTAGGGATTTGATACCCGAATTTGACATAATTTTTTCCGATCAGTATTGTGTGTCTTTGAGGAATGAAGCGGTTACTATTTGGAAAAGATTAGGTGAAGCAATTAGGGGGATTTTTATGGAATTGGAGAATTTAATCCGTAGAGATCCGGCTAAGGAGCCCGTCCCCGGTGGCAGAATGCATCCGATCACTCGATACGTGATGAATTACCTCCGTGCTGCTTGCCGGGCTAGGCAGACACTGGAGCAGGTTTTTGAAGAGAGCATTGCTGGTGGTGGAAGCAATCTTGATTACAGAAAAGGGGATGATGCGGCCTTGGTGTCGTCATCGTCTTTAGGGGTCCAAATAGCGTGGATCATGGAGTTGTTGGAGAGTAATTTGGAGGCTAAGTCGAAGATTTACAAGGATACGGCACTGTGCGCTGTGTTCATGATGAACAACGGGAGATACATTGTGCAGAAGGCGAAGGACAACGAGCTGGGGATGCTGTTGGGTGAGGATTGGATTAGGAAACATGCGGCAAAGGTGAGGCAGTATCATGTGAACTATCAAAGAAGTTCTTGGAGTAAGGTTTTGGGGGTTCTGAAAGCTGAGGGCAGCTCGATGTCGCCTAATGAGACGTCAAAGAATCTGAAGGAGAAGCTGAAGCTATTCAATTCCTACTTTGAGGAGATTTGCAAGGTGCAGTCTTCTTGGGTGATATTCGATGATCAGTTGAGAGATGAGGTAAGGGGCTCGATTACAGGGACGTTGTGCCCTGCGTATAGGAGCTTCATGGGTAGGCTGCAGGGGGCTTCGGATATTGGTAAGAACGCAGATAGGTATATCAGGTTTAatgtggaggaggtggaggCCCGGATCAGCCAGCTCTTTGTGGAAGGAAGCAGTGCAAGAAGGTAA